In Arachis hypogaea cultivar Tifrunner chromosome 7, arahy.Tifrunner.gnm2.J5K5, whole genome shotgun sequence, the genomic window ATAGCTTCGGCTGCCCTCGCAGCTTCTTCCATCTTTTTAGCTGCAAACCACCTCATCTCAGCAGTCTTAATACTAAGTATGTTCTCTTCGTATGATAATGGCTTTGAAACTTCAGATCTTAGTGTTTCGACCATTCTATTGCTTTGATCAGCATCAGGTTTGAAACTCACCAAAATGTTCCCAGGATTATCTGAAGTGGAACTTGTTTTCATAGAAGCCGGTGATGGATTCGATCTTGCTTCTTCTTGTGCCCTCGTTTGTGCAGAGACAGCTGCAACCTTTGATGCTAGCTTCTCACGCGTCCTCTCAAGAAAAAGCctctccttcttcatcttcttattcagAGACTCAACAGAAGATTGAATCACCCCAATATCATTTATGGTTTTGCCAAGGTTCATCTTAGCTTGTTCCAACTCGATAAAGAATTGATCAGATGATGTAGCAGAGACACAGCCAGGGTTTGGATTCTGCAATCTTTGTTCTTGATTGCCAGCAACAGTTCCATAATTTTCTTGGTTCATCTCCTTAACAACAACAGGGGTACCAACATGTTCATTGTCAGTTGCAGAACACTTCAATGCTTCAGTTTGTAGCTGCTGCTTTAACCCCTCCACAATCCTTTTGGTAGCTGCCAGTTCTTCGAGCACATCGAGTGTTTCAAGTTCTTTCACTATcaaatccttctccaacttggctgcTTGTTCCTCCACTTTCTTTATGTCAAACTCCTCATCGCTATTCTGCAAACAATAATCTTCAACACATTAGAGAGAAAaacaaacacacaaattcatattAAAGAAAACACTATGCTCAAAGCCTCAAACAGAAAGGCTGGCAGAAAGAGTAAGCGAAAATCATAAGCATATTTCCAAGGACAAATTCAAATGTAAAAGTGTAAAACCTTTGAAGTCTCAAATAACTACAGCACATACCAATagaatgaataataaaaaaaaataactaaatctttCTCTATCAACAATTGATCATCTACAATTCCAACATTGCGTTTGTGCTAAATACTACTGAGTAAAAGAATTAAATTTTCAATGTGAATTGAGAAATTTAACTCCATAAGCTCATGAATCTCAAATAATGAGATGAAAAGTAAAGAACAGTTCCACTATTGCAACTTCAAGCACAGAAACTTGAACCCTAAAAAACTCGGAAACAAAAACCTGTATCATGCAATCCTAAATTTGTTTtaggaaataaaaaaaatcaacgcATTGTTCAAAAGTTCAGTTCACAGAATCACTGCATTTTCATTTCTGAccctaaaaaaagaaagaaaaaaaaaccttaCATGCAGCCAAGGTCCGCTTCCTCCAAAACGAGTAACCGCCTCTTTAACCGATCCAAACGGCGGCGAAGTATCAATTTCAGCTCTCAAACCAACCTTCCTGATTCCAGAACCGGTTTCACCACCGAGATTTGGAGTCTCCTCAGCCATTGTTGCCACACACCACCGAGTTTCGCAACAAGCTTGGAAACTCCCTTCGACTTTGACTTCTGTAGTGACGACGCGTTCATTCTGAAATTTATGGCAAAAATGAGTGAGTGTGATGATGGTGGTGGGGAACCGAGTCACGAACTCGGTAGTGCAAAAAGGGTGGCGGGTCAGTGACTCGGGTCCACGCTGCTGCTTCGGGTGAAAAcggaaaaaaggagaaaaagagagGGAAAGAAGAAAAGCGCTTCGGGTGCaaacttctttttttcttttttggaggTTTGTTTTAGTGTGGGTCTGGTAACAGGGGAGTTATGGTGCGCGCTTTGATTTGGTTCGTTGGTGGAAGGAAAAGTCAAAGTTTTGTTAGTTAAGTGTTGTGATGAGTAACCAATGAGTTTATGACACGTTGGATTTTAGTTGGGAGGGGGCTTATTATGGGACTTTTTTATCTCCTTGATTGGGAGCGTGATTTGCGGCTTCGTAAAAAGCGCTTTTGTTAAAGTTAATGAAAGGAACGAAACGACGTCGTACTGGTTGCCACTTGCCAGAAGATAAAAGATGGAGATTTTGTAAGGAAGAGATGTGAGGGATCATGTACATTAGAAAAGCTAAATTGTGGTTAATCcatcaaaaaattataattatatattagttaactaatttagtaaaattatttcaaaaattatatttatattttttaaaattatttaattgaaactaaatttaaaaaattaatttttaattgattaaccAAAATTAAGACTaaagttaaaatattaatttttaattaattaactaaaattaaaattaaatttaaaaaaaaactttaatttcactctttagattaaaaaattaatttaaaaattgtttttttgtaaaaaatcaattttttatttaaaaaatgtttttttt contains:
- the LOC112702302 gene encoding WEB family protein At2g40480; protein product: MAEETPNLGGETGSGIRKVGLRAEIDTSPPFGSVKEAVTRFGGSGPWLHNSDEEFDIKKVEEQAAKLEKDLIVKELETLDVLEELAATKRIVEGLKQQLQTEALKCSATDNEHVGTPVVVKEMNQENYGTVAGNQEQRLQNPNPGCVSATSSDQFFIELEQAKMNLGKTINDIGVIQSSVESLNKKMKKERLFLERTREKLASKVAAVSAQTRAQEEARSNPSPASMKTSSTSDNPGNILVSFKPDADQSNRMVETLRSEVSKPLSYEENILSIKTAEMRWFAAKKMEEAARAAEAIALAEIKALSGAEIPSGLVLPERRRVTFALGEHTPLNPEVQIPEESTLKKVVDSRFQIDEINASKLNILKKLEEATEEVLLSKQRLTEALNSVETANRKQHAANEALRKWIPQDDMKGQSMYRSINHNFAYTGCCQDSSLPDVTRSTTANNDRKRVLKSTVSMRDVLSRKQVPEDYTATKEMEEHAARQKVALSQMLQALREDLTLPSNPETDRDHQKHFMAQRKKFGFIQISLGRPSKKRT